One window of the Zea mays cultivar B73 chromosome 3, Zm-B73-REFERENCE-NAM-5.0, whole genome shotgun sequence genome contains the following:
- the LOC100276828 gene encoding Sulfite exporter TauE/SafE family protein 5 precursor, translating into MTRTTQLVAAIAVSFLSAAAASNTTTSLQSLVAEVSQWREIHLGGGAAAAHGVRPSTVVAWALSFLAASVSSAGGVGGGSLFLPILNLVAGLSLKRATAYSSFMVTGGAASNVLYNLACTGGGGRGRLIDYDIALLFQPCLLLGVSIGVVCNVMFPEWLITLLFSLFLAFCTAKTCRAGVKIWRSESSGCGSGARSSRGGHSHSKEPLLPRGTSDGDAEGGGGNGAGFPWGDVALLVIIWLCFFALHVLIGDKHGKGVIRIRPCGVAYWLITFFQLPAAVAFTGYIVYAKRKKRAVHSESQEDGSKADLADAGVEALPLPTLPLAAFVTGALSGLFGIGGGLLLNPVLLQIGIPPQTAAATSSFMVLFCASMSMVQFILLGVEGVGQACVYAGVCFAGSVAGVVVIERAVSKSGRVSLIVFLVTAIMALSAVIVTCFGALDVWMQYTTGEYMGFKLPC; encoded by the exons ATGACGAGGACTACGCAGCTCGTCGCCGCCATCGCGGTTTCCTTCCTGTCAGCGGCGGCCGCGTCCAACACCACCACGTCACTCCAAAGCCTCGTCGCCGAAGTGTCGCAGTGGCGGGAAATCCACctgggcggcggcgcggcggcggcgcatgGCGTCCGGCCGAGCACCGTCGTGGCGTGGGCGCTCTCCTTCCTGGCCGCGTCCGTGTCGAGCGCCGGCGGCGTGGGCGGCGGGTCGCTGTTCCTGCCCATCCTGAACCTGGTGGCGGGGCTGAGCCTGAAGCGCGCCACTGCCTACTCGTCCTTCATGGTCACCGGCGGCGCGGCCTCGAACGTGCTCTACAACCTCGCCTGCACGGGCGGCGGCGGGAGAGGGAGGCTGATCGACTACGACATCGCGCTACTGTTCCAGCCGTGCCTGCTCCTGGGCGTGAGCATCGGGGTGGTGTGCAACGTCATGTTCCCGGAGTGGCTCATCACCCTGCTCTTCTCCCTGTTCCTCGCCTTCTGCACAGCCAAGACGTGCCGCGCGGGGGTCAAGATCTGGCGGTCCGAGAGCAGCGGGTGCGGGTCCGGGGCTAGGTCCTCGCGCGGTGGACACAGCCACAGCAAGGAGCCCCTGCTGCCCCGCGGCACCAGCGACGGCGACGCCGAGGGCGGCGGCGGAAATGGCGCGGGGTTCCCGTGGGGAGACGTGGCTCTGCTTGTCATCATCTGGCTCTGCTTCTTCGCCCTCCATGTCCTCATTGGCGATAAGCACGGGAAG GGCGTGATCAGGATTAGGCCCTGCGGCGTCGCGTACTGGCTGATCACCTTCTTCCAGCTACCTGCCGCTGTGGCTTTCACAGGGTATATTGTATACGCCAAGAGGAAGAAACGCGCTGTTCATAGCGAAAGCCAAGAGGACGGCAGCAAG GCAGACCTTGCGGACGcaggagtggaagccttgccacTACCTACACTACCTCTCGCCGCTTTCGTCACCGGGGCtctgagcggcctcttcggcatcGGAGGAGGGCTGCTTCTGAACCCTGTCCTTCTTCAGATCGGAATTCCCCCGCAG ACCGCGGCAGCGACGTCTTCGTTCATGGTCCTGTTCTGTGCGTCCATGTCCATGGTCCAGTTCATCCTGCTGGGCGTGGAAGGCGTCGGGCAGGCCTGCGTTTACGCCGGGGTATGCTTCGCCGGCTCGGTCGCGGGGGTCGTCGTGATCGAGCGAGCCGTCAGCAAGTCTGGCCGGGTCTCGCTCATCGTGTTCCTCGTCACCGCCATCATGGCGCTCAGCGCTGTCATCGTCACCTGCTTCGGAGCGTTAGACGTCTGGATGCAGTACACCACCGGGGAATACATGGGCTTCAAGCTACCTTGCTGA